The following are encoded together in the Diabrotica undecimpunctata isolate CICGRU chromosome 7, icDiaUnde3, whole genome shotgun sequence genome:
- the LOC140445717 gene encoding G protein-activated inward rectifier potassium channel 4-like has product MEAVALVSCKDVEIKETNDTEVKLSIDGKQIPESKQPLLVNDKESSFKLKPRLNTTNLPYIRAVAKNGDCNIYPSNVQKKRFLRDIFTTLIDMKWRYTFTVFSLGFIITWTIFAILWWFIAYYHGDLDDRHLPMNQMASNWTPCVTDIYNFRSCFLFSVETQQTTGYGEKRPTEKCADAVVLMCVQNVVGLLVDACLVGVFFAKLTRPKLRTQTIQFSKYAVIAMRENVLCLMIRLGDLRERSRIIEAKVKAQLVRQRLTKHGETFSNYLTKLRVTIDDCENDLLFIWPMTIVHKIDSSSPFYNISKQNLTEHNFEIIISLEGTIESTDQKTQVRSSYLANEILWGYQFASLMSICQEKSGYRVDYTRFDDLVQVDTPSGPASEFKNRNRNNKETYIPTS; this is encoded by the exons atggAAGCGGTAGCATTAGTGTCATGTAAAGATGTTGAAATAAAGGAAACGAATGATACAGAGGTGAAACTGTCCATCGATGGAAAACAAATACCTGAATCTAAACAACCTCTTTTAGTTAACGATAAAGAATCATCTTTTAAATTAAAGCCAAG ACTAAATACTACAAACTTGCCATACATACGAGCAGTTGCAAAAAATGGAGACTGCAATATTTATCCTTCAAATGTACAGAAAAAGCGATTTTTAAGGGATATTTTTACAACACTTATAGATATGAAATGGAGATATACCTTCACAGTATTTTCTCTGGGTTTTATTATAACCTGGACTATATTTGCCATACTTTGGTGGTTTATAGCGTATTACCACGGTGACTTAGATGACCGCCATTTACCTATGAATCAGATGGCTTCTAACTGGACTCCATGTGTTACAGACATTTACAATTTTAGATCCTGTTTTTTATTTTCGGTAGAAACTCAACAAACTACAGGTTATGGTGAAAAGAGGCCAACCGAAAAATGCGCTGATGCGGTAGTACTTATGTGTGTTCAAAATGTAGTGGGTTTATTAGTGGATGCATGTTTGGTTGGTGTATTTTTTGCAAAACTTACCAGACCTAAATTAAGAACCCAAACTATACAATTCTCGAAATATGCTGTAATCGCTATGAGGGAAAACGTTTTGTGTCTAATGATAAGACTTGGTGATCTAAGAGAAAGAAGTCGGATAATAGAGGCTAAAGTTAAAGCACAATTAGTAAGACAACGACTTACTAAACATggagaaacattttcaaactaTTTAACCAAACTTCGTGTTACTATAGATGACTGCGAAAATGATTTGCTATTCATTTGGCCTATGACCATTGTTCACAAAATAGATTCCTCGTCGCCTTTTTACAATATTTCGAAACAAAATTTAACTGAACATAACTTTGAGATAATAATTAGTTTGGAAGGTACTATCGAAAGTACTGATCAAAAAACACAGGTTAGATCAAGCTATTTAGCTAATGAAATATTATGGGGGTACCAGTTTGCTTCTCTAATGTCAATTTGTCAAGAAAAAAGCGGCTATAGAGTTGACTATACAAGATTTGATGATTTAGTACAAGTTGATACACCTTCAGGACCTGCATCtgaatttaaaaatcgaaatagaaataataaagaaacttATATACCTACTTCATGA
- the LOC140445718 gene encoding trypsin-1-like: MFKFFIILIFSSVVHTNPLEIIGGHDADISKYPWIASLQYQGNHLCGATLISSKWALTSGDCTQDINVLEELTIRLGTNNISSAGQIIHIANYFSHPKFNTLNNDMDVGLLKLETEVNNVTFATITNATDIVPVGSNVTVLGWGGKGDSIGPTEILQETELTVFDYEYCNKTKTPYFTENMFCASGIETPAGTCNYDSGGPVLLDGVIVGIITDGRGPCADATSPDMFVKLANAREFITSYTGI; the protein is encoded by the coding sequence ACACGAATCCACTTGAAATAATAGGTGGCCATGATGCTGATATCTCAAAATATCCATGGATAGCTTCCTTACAATATCAGGGAAACCACTTATGTGGCGCAACTCTGATTTCAAGCAAATGGGCTCTGACTTCTGGTGATTGTACTCAAGATATAAATGTTCTTGAAGAATTAACCATTCGCTTAGGAACAAATAATATATCGTCAGCTGGGCAAATTATTCACATCGCCAATTATTTTAGCCATCCAAAATTTAATACCTTAAATAATGATATGGATGTGGGTCTCTTAAAATTAGAAACGGAAGTGAATAATGTTACTTTTGCTACAATAACAAACGCCACTGATATTGTTCCCGTTGGTTCAAACGTTACAGTTTTAGGATGGGGCGGCAAAGGAGACTCTATAGGACCTACTGAAATCCTTCAGGAAACAGAACTTACTGTTTTTGATTATGagtattgtaacaaaacaaaaactcCCTATTTTACCGAGAATATGTTTTGTGCTAGCGGCATCGAAACCCCTGCTGGTACCTGTAATTACGATTCTGGGGGACCTGTATTATTAGACGGTGTTATTGTGGGAATTATAACAGATGGTCGAGGACCATGTGCTGACGCTACATCACCTGATATGTTTGTTAAGCTAGCTAACGCTAGAGAATTTATAACATCATATACAggtatttga